In a genomic window of Bradyrhizobium ontarionense:
- a CDS encoding twin-arginine translocase TatA/TatE family subunit has translation MGSLSIWHWIVVIAVVLLLFGRGKISDLMGDVAQGIKAFKKGMQDDDKAPEKTEPVKSIDHGATPSATRTDVGSKAV, from the coding sequence ATGGGTTCGCTTAGCATTTGGCACTGGATCGTGGTGATCGCGGTCGTCCTGCTCCTGTTCGGGCGCGGCAAGATCTCCGATCTGATGGGCGACGTCGCGCAGGGGATCAAGGCCTTCAAGAAAGGCATGCAGGACGACGACAAGGCGCCGGAGAAGACCGAGCCGGTCAAGTCGATCGATCATGGCGCGACGCCTTCGGCCACCCGCACGGATGTCGGCAGCAAGGCCGTTTGA
- the scpB gene encoding SMC-Scp complex subunit ScpB, with amino-acid sequence MASLAELRMEEPDEIVANEPEARPEELRILEALLFASAEPLEQATLAKRMPDGVDIKAALAQLQAEYATRGVNLVRVANKWTFRTAGDLAWLMTRESTETRKLSRAAIEVLAIVAYHQPVTRAEIEEIRGVVTSKGTLDVLLETGWIKPRGRRKSPGRPLTFGTTDAFLTQFSLETLGDLPGLEELKGTGLLDSRLPTGFTVPTPSDDPTLREDEEPLDPGDLDLALAPAVEIESGEAGTAEGETAPVEAAIAETAEVGTAGADLAAKEDEAASQFAVGDVEVSSVDAEAEIAEVSVTVEEFVADQDDEAVAELVDLSAEAEAPVEEEAEAEVEVDGTDDGGDLDTDEDGSSHQEG; translated from the coding sequence GAATTGCGCATCCTCGAGGCGCTCCTGTTCGCCTCGGCGGAGCCGCTCGAGCAGGCCACGCTCGCCAAGCGCATGCCCGACGGCGTCGACATCAAGGCCGCGCTGGCGCAGCTGCAGGCAGAGTATGCCACCCGTGGCGTCAACCTCGTGCGTGTCGCCAACAAGTGGACCTTTCGTACCGCCGGCGATCTTGCCTGGTTGATGACGCGTGAGAGCACCGAGACGCGCAAGCTCTCGCGCGCGGCGATCGAGGTTCTGGCGATCGTCGCCTATCATCAGCCGGTCACACGGGCCGAGATCGAAGAGATCCGCGGCGTCGTCACCTCCAAGGGAACGTTGGATGTCCTGCTGGAGACCGGCTGGATCAAGCCGCGCGGTCGCCGCAAGAGCCCGGGCCGGCCGTTGACCTTCGGAACCACCGATGCCTTCCTGACCCAGTTCAGCCTGGAGACGCTGGGTGACCTGCCCGGCCTGGAAGAGCTGAAGGGCACGGGCCTGCTGGATTCGCGGCTGCCGACCGGCTTCACGGTTCCCACGCCGTCGGACGATCCGACCCTGCGTGAGGACGAGGAACCGCTTGATCCGGGTGATCTCGATCTGGCGCTCGCGCCAGCTGTCGAGATCGAGTCCGGCGAAGCCGGGACCGCAGAGGGCGAAACGGCACCAGTGGAAGCCGCCATCGCCGAAACTGCGGAGGTGGGAACAGCAGGGGCGGACCTGGCCGCTAAGGAAGACGAGGCCGCCTCGCAATTTGCCGTCGGCGATGTCGAGGTCTCGAGCGTCGACGCTGAAGCCGAGATCGCCGAGGTGAGCGTTACCGTCGAGGAGTTCGTCGCCGATCAGGATGACGAGGCCGTTGCCGAGCTGGTTGATCTTTCGGCCGAGGCTGAAGCTCCGGTTGAGGAAGAAGCCGAGGCCGAGGTTGAGGTCGACGGAACTGATGACGGCGGCGACCTCGATACCGACGAGGACGGTTCGTCGCACCAGGAAGGGTAG